In the Wyeomyia smithii strain HCP4-BCI-WySm-NY-G18 chromosome 2, ASM2978416v1, whole genome shotgun sequence genome, one interval contains:
- the LOC129720149 gene encoding uncharacterized protein LOC129720149, with protein sequence MKEYLDLDHMEVVDEKDEHYIPHSCVVKPESTTTKLRVVFDASAKTTSGKSLNDVQAVGPVIQRDQFDLSLEFRGEDHVLSADIAKMYRQILVHDDDTWMQCIRYRFNKGEKIKTYRLKTVTYGEGASSFLAFRALFQVGEEQKETNAEICNIIQK encoded by the coding sequence ATGAAAGAATACCTCGATTTAGATCACATGGAAGTAGTCGATGAAAAGGACGAACATTACATCCCACACTCCTGTGTGGTAAAGCCAGAGTCAACCACCACTAAATTAAGAGTGGTCTTCGACGCGAGTGCCAAGACCACTTCTGGAAAATCTCTGAACGATGTGCAGGCAGTTGGTCCAGTCATACAGCGAGATCAATTTGACCTCTCGCTTGAATTCAGAGGTGAAGACCACGTGCTCAGTGCGGACATTGCCAAAATGTATCGGCAAATACTAGTGCATGACGACGACACATGGATGCAATGCATTCGGTATCGATTTAACAAAGGTGAAAAGATAAAAACATATCGACTGAAGACTGTTACATATGGTGAAGGTGCCTCTTCTTTCCTAGCATTCCGAGCACTGTTCCAAGTAGGAGAAGAGCAAAAGGAAACAAACGCAGAAATATGCAACATCATTCAAAAATAA
- the LOC129720150 gene encoding uncharacterized protein LOC129720150: MKEYLDLDHMEVVDEKDEHYIPHSCVVKPESTTTKLRVVFDASAKTTSGKSLNDVQAVGPVIQRDQFDLSLEFRGEDHVLSADIAKMYRQILVHDDDTWMQCIRYRFNKGEKIKTYRLKTVTYGEGASSFLACRALFQVGEEQKETNAEICNIIQKSFYVDNLLMGAETIEKLVDIRRKTEAALKQRGFPLRKWASNNKDVLSGIPKEDLESTVRIGERETVKTLGLNWAPENDTFIFKVEETHDARAVSMTKSRLASEVLRLYDPLGLMQPVIVAAKILLQQLWKLPVHWDDEIPTAVTMQCNAIKKELPRLQEIEFPRQAIPSKPHLLALHVFSDASTKA, encoded by the coding sequence ATGAAAGAATACCTCGATTTAGATCACATGGAAGTAGTCGATGAAAAGGACGAACATTACATCCCACACTCCTGTGTGGTAAAGCCAGAGTCAACCACCACTAAATTAAGAGTGGTCTTCGACGCGAGTGCCAAGACCACTTCTGGAAAATCTCTGAACGATGTGCAGGCAGTTGGTCCAGTCATACAGCGGGATCAATTTGACCTCTCGCTTGAATTCAGAGGTGAAGACCACGTGCTCAGTGCGGACATCGCCAAAATGTATCGGCAAATACTAGTGCATGACGACGACACATGGATGCAATGCATTCGGTATCGATTTAACAAAGGTGAAAAGATAAAAACATATCGACTGAAGACTGTTACATATGGTGAAGGTGCCTCTTCTTTCCTAGCATGCCGAGCACTGTTCCAAGTAGGAGAAGAGCAAAAGGAAACAAACGCAGAAATATGCAACATCATTCAAAAATCATTCTATGTGGATAATCTGCTGATGGGAGCAGAAACCATAGAAAAACTCGTGGATATCAGAAGGAAGACTGAAGCCGCCTTAAAGCAGAGAGGATTCCCTCTGAGAAAATGGGCGTCCAACAACAAAGACGTACTATCCGGAATTCCGAAGGAAGACTTGGAATCCACAGTGCGAATAGGCGAACGAGAAACGGTGAAAACTTTGGGATTGAATTGGGCACCAGAGAATGACACCTTCATATTCAAAGTGGAAGAGACACATGACGCGAGAGCCGTCTCAATGACTAAGAGCCGTTTGGCATCAGAAGTCCTACGCCTTTACGATCCTCTAGGATTAATGCAGCCTGTAATTGTGGCAGCAAAAATACTACTTCAACAATTATGGAAGCTGCCGGTACACTGGGATGACGAAATTCCGACTGCTGTGACAATGCAGTGTAACGCCATAAAAAAGGAATTACCTCGACTTCAGGAAATTGAATTTCCCAGGCAAGCAATTCCAAGTAAACCACATCTTTTGGCATTGCATGTATTTTCGGACGCCTCCACCAAGGCTTAA